One Streptomyces drozdowiczii DNA segment encodes these proteins:
- a CDS encoding 2-oxo-4-hydroxy-4-carboxy-5-ureidoimidazoline decarboxylase — protein MQSRGTSPIWDLPRFNGAPAPEAEAALLGCFGSAAWARRLAAHRPYPDAEALLAAADEAAYDLAPADHAEALAAEVSPGLRPDAPRSAHLALAAAHAEYERKFGHVFVICLDGYPPAEHPDQVLAGIRARLAHEEDRERAVTADEMRRLARGRLAALVSSR, from the coding sequence GTGCAGAGCCGAGGTACCTCCCCCATCTGGGACCTGCCCCGGTTCAACGGCGCGCCCGCCCCCGAGGCCGAGGCGGCCCTGCTCGGGTGCTTCGGCAGCGCGGCCTGGGCGCGGCGGCTCGCCGCCCACCGCCCCTACCCGGACGCGGAGGCGCTGCTCGCCGCGGCCGACGAGGCGGCCTACGACCTCGCCCCCGCCGATCACGCCGAGGCGCTGGCGGCCGAGGTGTCCCCGGGGCTGCGGCCGGACGCGCCGCGCTCCGCCCATCTCGCGCTGGCCGCCGCCCACGCCGAGTACGAACGCAAGTTCGGCCATGTCTTCGTGATCTGCCTGGACGGCTATCCGCCCGCCGAGCACCCCGACCAGGTGCTGGCCGGCATCCGGGCCCGCCTCGCGCACGAGGAGGACCGGGAGCGGGCGGTCACGGCCGACGAGATGAGGCGACTCGCCCGGGGCCGCCTGGCCGCGTTGGTATCGAGTCGATAA
- a CDS encoding beta-N-acetylhexosaminidase translates to MAPSRGALLAATAAAAASVVLVGCGGSGTEHGNGPETSRAASSPSPTPSPTRSYPLSKAPRTIPAVREHTPAHGPGWKPGKDSGVVLAKGSGKLADEGKLLAGELKIHYRGEAAARAGDVELALTPKASGGPESYTLRTADGRVRISGPGEAGVFYGTRTLKQSVRADGSMPEGEVRDRPDKPQRGLNLDIARKHYTASWIEDRMHEMADLKLNQLGLHFSDDQAFRIESDTHPEVVSPDHLTKKQVRHIVALAGRLHIQVVPEIDSPGHLGAVLRAHPDLQLRNVSGVASTGSLDISKPGAAKLIDELLGEYAELFGGEYWHLGGDEYRALMASNPAASYPQLQRAAVAKYGSGAGISDLATGWLNDRAEVIRKHGMKPKAWNDGQFRDSKVRADKDIEVEYWTGKEYGARSPEEYLREGRKVLNLNDEFMYYVLGQPNAFVYPTGKRIYEQWTPLVLRGTTPVPARYSDQILGGRFAVWGDFPNAQTAEQVAAGIRMPLRATAQKLWVPGKPKPSYAEFQSLAKEIDAG, encoded by the coding sequence ATGGCACCCTCACGCGGCGCCCTCCTGGCCGCGACGGCGGCGGCCGCGGCGAGCGTCGTCCTCGTCGGCTGCGGCGGCTCCGGAACCGAGCACGGCAACGGCCCCGAGACGTCCCGTGCGGCCTCGTCCCCTTCCCCCACCCCGTCACCGACCCGCAGCTACCCGCTCTCCAAGGCGCCCCGCACCATCCCCGCCGTACGCGAGCACACCCCCGCCCACGGGCCCGGCTGGAAGCCCGGCAAGGACAGCGGGGTCGTCCTCGCGAAGGGCAGCGGCAAGCTGGCCGACGAGGGGAAGCTGCTGGCCGGCGAGCTGAAGATCCACTACCGGGGCGAGGCGGCCGCCCGCGCCGGTGACGTGGAGCTGGCGCTCACCCCGAAGGCGTCCGGCGGGCCGGAGTCGTACACCCTGCGCACCGCCGACGGGCGGGTGCGGATCAGCGGACCCGGCGAGGCGGGCGTCTTCTACGGCACCCGCACCCTCAAGCAGTCCGTGCGCGCCGACGGCTCGATGCCCGAGGGCGAGGTGCGCGACCGGCCGGACAAGCCGCAGCGCGGCCTCAACCTCGACATCGCCCGCAAGCACTACACCGCGTCCTGGATCGAGGACCGGATGCACGAGATGGCCGACCTCAAGCTCAACCAGCTCGGCCTGCACTTCTCGGACGACCAGGCGTTCCGCATCGAGTCCGACACCCACCCCGAGGTGGTCTCGCCGGACCACCTGACCAAGAAGCAGGTCCGGCACATCGTGGCCCTGGCCGGCCGGCTGCACATCCAGGTCGTCCCGGAGATCGACTCGCCGGGCCACCTCGGCGCGGTGCTGCGCGCCCACCCCGACCTCCAGCTGCGCAACGTCTCCGGCGTCGCCTCGACCGGGTCGCTGGACATCTCGAAGCCGGGCGCGGCCAAGCTGATCGACGAGCTGCTCGGCGAGTACGCGGAGCTGTTCGGCGGGGAGTACTGGCACCTGGGCGGCGACGAGTACCGGGCGCTGATGGCGAGCAACCCGGCCGCGTCCTACCCGCAGCTCCAGCGCGCGGCCGTCGCGAAGTACGGCTCCGGGGCCGGCATCTCCGACCTCGCCACCGGCTGGCTCAACGACCGGGCGGAGGTGATCCGCAAGCACGGCATGAAGCCGAAGGCGTGGAACGACGGCCAGTTCCGCGACAGCAAGGTGCGCGCCGACAAGGACATCGAGGTCGAGTACTGGACGGGCAAGGAGTACGGGGCCCGGTCGCCGGAGGAGTACCTGCGCGAGGGCCGCAAGGTCCTCAACCTCAACGACGAGTTCATGTACTACGTGCTCGGCCAGCCCAACGCCTTCGTCTACCCGACCGGCAAGCGGATCTACGAGCAGTGGACCCCGCTCGTGCTGCGCGGCACCACCCCGGTCCCGGCCCGCTACTCGGACCAGATCCTCGGCGGCCGGTTCGCCGTCTGGGGCGACTTCCCGAACGCCCAGACCGCCGAGCAGGTCGCGGCCGGCATCCGGATGCCGCTGCGGGCGACGGCCCAGAAGCTGTGGGTCCCGGGCAAGCCGAAGCCGAGCTATGCGGAATTCCAGTCGCTGGCGAAGGAGATCGACGCGGGCTGA